A window of the [Chlorobium] sp. 445 genome harbors these coding sequences:
- a CDS encoding oxidoreductase, whose amino-acid sequence MARPDLVKLVLKQVKEQGLLETAQRVFNKLGADAAMGYSSAGVVVEVADDISEFRVGDRVACAGGGYASHAELVVVPKNLVAKVPDNVSLSDAAYTTLGAIALQGVRQAAPTLGESIMVIGLGLLGQLLIQLLKANGCRVIGVDINPDAIALAKTHGCDLALSRSEDSLKEQVMAFTNGYGADAVIITASTSSNDPVEFAANIMRDRGRVVMVGVTGMNLPRTPYYMKELEFKLSRSYGAGRYDTHYEEKGIDYPIGYVRWTENRNMQAFLQLLAEKKISLSNITTHIFPIEQGEEAYKLITGERKERYIGILLDYGEFQEKSVHTERLAPQRNGVPAHAKANPKRIGFIGAGSFATGYLIPNLKNIDGVELVTVCNATGITAESVKQTFGFKRATSNVEDVLSDETIGTVFIATRHNTHAELVLKALQAEKHVFVEKPLAIDEGSLMRIVEEAQKRPHLKVMTGFNRRFSQPVVTMRSYFKALLEPISVQYRVNAGPLPPDHWTQDPEEGGGRLIGEVCHFIDTIQYLTGSEPVRVYAEMLPTKVRENLLITIRLANGSVGTIQYLCNGDKLYPKERIEIFGGNRIAIMENFKTVTLSEQGATRVREFNGGKGHREEVEAFIASLESEVAPIALYSQVLTTLSTFRINQSINTGLPEDL is encoded by the coding sequence ATGGCACGCCCCGACCTTGTCAAACTGGTATTGAAACAAGTCAAAGAGCAAGGACTTTTGGAGACTGCACAGCGCGTATTCAATAAGCTGGGCGCAGATGCTGCAATGGGCTATTCGTCAGCGGGCGTGGTCGTTGAAGTCGCAGATGATATTTCAGAATTTCGTGTGGGCGACAGGGTAGCTTGCGCAGGCGGCGGATATGCCTCGCATGCGGAGCTGGTGGTCGTGCCAAAAAATTTGGTTGCCAAAGTGCCAGATAATGTATCGCTAAGCGATGCGGCTTACACGACGCTCGGTGCGATTGCGCTGCAAGGAGTGCGTCAAGCTGCACCAACGCTCGGTGAGAGCATCATGGTGATTGGCTTAGGACTGCTTGGGCAGTTGCTGATTCAACTTCTCAAAGCCAATGGCTGCCGCGTCATCGGCGTCGATATCAATCCCGATGCGATTGCTTTGGCAAAGACACACGGCTGCGACCTTGCACTTTCGCGTAGTGAAGACAGTCTCAAAGAGCAAGTGATGGCCTTCACCAATGGCTATGGTGCAGATGCCGTCATTATCACGGCTTCAACCTCGTCTAATGACCCCGTAGAATTTGCTGCCAATATCATGCGCGATAGAGGACGCGTGGTGATGGTCGGAGTTACAGGCATGAACTTGCCACGCACGCCCTACTACATGAAGGAATTAGAGTTCAAACTCTCTCGCTCCTATGGTGCAGGTCGATACGACACGCACTACGAAGAAAAAGGCATCGACTACCCTATTGGCTACGTGCGATGGACAGAAAACCGCAACATGCAAGCTTTTTTGCAATTGCTTGCAGAAAAGAAAATTTCACTCTCAAATATCACTACGCATATCTTCCCAATTGAGCAAGGTGAAGAAGCCTACAAGCTCATTACAGGTGAGCGCAAAGAACGCTACATTGGCATTCTCTTGGATTATGGTGAATTTCAAGAGAAATCTGTGCACACTGAACGTCTTGCGCCGCAGCGAAATGGTGTGCCAGCACACGCAAAAGCCAATCCCAAACGCATTGGGTTCATTGGTGCAGGCAGTTTTGCCACAGGTTACTTGATTCCAAATTTGAAGAACATTGATGGTGTGGAACTTGTAACGGTCTGCAATGCAACGGGCATTACGGCAGAGAGTGTAAAGCAGACTTTTGGATTCAAACGAGCAACTTCAAACGTTGAGGATGTGCTGAGCGATGAAACGATTGGCACCGTATTCATTGCAACGCGACACAATACACATGCGGAATTGGTGCTCAAAGCCTTGCAAGCTGAAAAGCATGTCTTTGTCGAAAAGCCGCTTGCAATTGATGAAGGAAGTCTGATGCGCATTGTGGAAGAAGCGCAAAAGCGACCGCACTTGAAAGTCATGACAGGTTTCAATCGCCGGTTTAGTCAGCCTGTGGTAACGATGAGGTCATATTTCAAGGCACTACTTGAGCCCATTTCAGTGCAGTACCGTGTGAATGCAGGACCGTTGCCACCCGATCATTGGACGCAAGATCCAGAGGAAGGTGGTGGACGGCTGATTGGTGAAGTGTGTCATTTTATTGACACCATTCAGTATCTTACAGGGTCTGAACCGGTGCGTGTCTATGCAGAAATGTTGCCAACCAAAGTGCGTGAGAATTTGCTCATCACGATTCGCTTAGCAAACGGTAGTGTCGGTACAATTCAGTATCTTTGCAATGGCGACAAGTTGTATCCGAAAGAGCGTATTGAGATTTTTGGTGGCAATCGAATTGCGATTATGGAGAACTTTAAGACGGTAACGCTCTCGGAACAGGGTGCAACGCGCGTGCGTGAGTTTAATGGCGGCAAAGGACATCGTGAAGAAGTTGAAGCCTTTATCGCATCACTTGAAAGTGAGGTTGCACCGATTGCGCTGTATAGTCAAGTACTAACTACCCTATCTACCTTCCGCATCAACCAAAGCATAAACACAGGATTGCCTGAAGACCTATAA